One Brassica napus cultivar Da-Ae chromosome C2, Da-Ae, whole genome shotgun sequence DNA window includes the following coding sequences:
- the LOC106388193 gene encoding protein DSS1 HOMOLOG ON CHROMOSOME V-like, whose amino-acid sequence MAAEQKATKEEVKMDLFEDDDEFEEFEINQDWVENEEQVKEVGLQWEDDWDDDDVSDDFSHQLRKELETISADKK is encoded by the exons ATGGCGGCAGAGCAGAAGGCGACGAAAGAAGAAGTAAAGATGGATCTGTTCGAGGACGATGATGAGTTCGAGGAGTTTGAAATCAACCAAG ATTGGGTGGAGAACGAGGAGCAAGTGAAGGAAGTTGGTCTGCAATGGGAAGATGACTGGGACGATGATGATGTCAGTGACGACTTCTCGCATCAGCTAAGGAAGGAACTTGAGACCATTTCTGCTGATAAGAAATGA